One Pseudodesulfovibrio alkaliphilus DNA segment encodes these proteins:
- the fliD gene encoding flagellar filament capping protein FliD produces the protein MGYVSSLSSDVTSYISSTTSGKISFTGLGNGTDFQEIIEATVNAEAYRKDAYEADRDEKKAAITLLEELKSNLKELKQTLEDMGDFLSMDATSTGDQVSASASADADTGTHTVIVDQLAQNDVWIFTDQGYASSDTVVAQEATTLQLTYAGESIAVDIAAGTTLAGLINTINANAALDGKLSASLINDGSSYYFVLRGEESGAENAITVADTGSLSGWSAEGFTNTQEACNARLRVDGFPVGAQSWIERSSNTIDDVIKGVTLELMETTGDSGLRISVRLDTEAIVEKAEALVASVNQIIYDMQVLTGRAGSDDEDSETLTVRNSATNLMYSQFKSVLSSSGIGFARYDSQAGGDLFNALSQVGISTNTDEGSDSFGQLILDTDALEEALAKNSEAVALLFSTSGSATSDSNDFSVDSIVGALTPAGEHTVEYTVENGVLVSAFINGEAAAIEGDWNILGIASSSRGLSISILNQEEGTHTGTARVRQGKIDELIDTITAMTNSEDGTLTILIDNYEQSVSSLNNQIYNEEKRLDQLESSLTRKYAALDAKLIEYSALSNTLESLLASLSS, from the coding sequence ATGGGATATGTGTCATCGCTTTCATCGGACGTGACCAGCTACATAAGCTCTACGACCTCGGGCAAGATAAGTTTTACCGGCTTGGGTAACGGCACTGATTTTCAGGAGATCATTGAGGCAACGGTCAATGCGGAAGCCTACCGCAAGGACGCTTACGAGGCGGACAGGGACGAAAAGAAGGCGGCCATCACCCTGCTTGAAGAATTGAAGTCGAACCTCAAGGAACTCAAGCAGACTCTGGAAGACATGGGGGATTTTCTGTCCATGGACGCCACCAGCACCGGAGACCAGGTCAGCGCCTCGGCCAGCGCCGACGCCGACACCGGCACCCATACGGTCATCGTGGACCAGCTGGCCCAGAATGATGTCTGGATATTCACCGACCAGGGCTACGCCTCTTCCGACACGGTGGTCGCCCAGGAGGCCACCACCCTGCAACTGACCTACGCTGGGGAGAGCATCGCCGTCGACATCGCGGCCGGAACCACCCTTGCTGGGTTGATCAACACCATCAACGCCAACGCGGCCCTGGACGGCAAGCTTTCGGCCAGCCTCATCAATGACGGCAGCAGTTATTATTTCGTGCTCAGGGGCGAGGAGTCCGGGGCGGAGAACGCCATCACCGTGGCCGATACAGGCTCTTTGTCGGGTTGGAGCGCCGAGGGGTTCACCAACACCCAGGAGGCCTGCAATGCGCGTCTGAGGGTGGACGGCTTTCCGGTGGGTGCCCAGAGCTGGATCGAGCGCTCAAGCAACACCATCGACGATGTCATCAAGGGCGTGACCCTTGAGCTGATGGAGACAACCGGCGACAGCGGACTGCGCATCTCCGTGCGCCTTGATACCGAGGCTATTGTCGAAAAGGCCGAGGCGCTCGTCGCCTCGGTCAACCAGATCATCTACGATATGCAGGTGCTTACCGGCCGCGCCGGGAGCGACGACGAGGACAGCGAAACTCTCACTGTGAGGAATTCCGCCACGAACCTCATGTACTCCCAGTTCAAGAGCGTTCTCTCCTCCAGCGGGATCGGCTTCGCCCGCTACGATTCGCAAGCGGGGGGGGATCTCTTCAACGCCCTTTCCCAGGTGGGTATTTCCACCAACACTGACGAGGGTTCAGACTCTTTCGGCCAGTTGATTCTGGACACCGATGCGCTGGAGGAAGCGCTGGCAAAGAACTCCGAAGCAGTGGCGCTTCTCTTCTCGACCAGCGGTTCGGCCACTTCCGACAGCAACGATTTTTCCGTGGATTCGATAGTCGGAGCCCTGACCCCTGCCGGAGAGCACACAGTGGAATACACCGTGGAAAACGGCGTTCTGGTTTCGGCCTTCATCAACGGCGAGGCGGCAGCCATTGAAGGGGACTGGAACATCCTTGGCATCGCTTCCTCCTCGCGGGGACTGAGCATCTCCATTCTCAACCAGGAGGAGGGGACCCACACCGGCACAGCCAGGGTCAGGCAGGGCAAGATTGATGAACTGATCGATACCATCACCGCCATGACCAATTCCGAAGACGGTACTTTGACGATACTCATCGACAACTACGAACAGAGCGTGTCCAGTCTCAACAACCAGATATACAACGAGGAAAAGAGGTTGGATCAGCTTGAATCCTCATTGACGCGCAAGTATGCGGCTCTTGATGCGAAGCTGATCGAATACTCGGCCCTGTCGAATACGCTGGAATCCCTGCTCGCCTCACTCAGCTCGTAA
- a CDS encoding ATP-binding protein gives MRITRLYLKIFFAFVAVLLAAEAVVFGVILSMKMHSPFFRDAVERAMLVSLLVEREFSENAASPEALREQGASLIDTLARGFGSDIWLTDAQGRTVVASFDGPVPDIADNLVAVNVELPEGVRFFQVGNRRFRSIYLDSAITLKDGTAMTAHILHAKHPPREQEWFLKGLVLLTCLSAVFIIPVSRRITRPILKLAETVERLGQGDFSRRVDEKGHDEVAVLARKFNRMAGSLEKMVSSGKELTAHLSHELRSPLARLRISLQMLLERNEQGRTDGNATLLAGMRDEIEHMDNLIGKMLALSKLDMREPPPRTDSVDLAGLIAELIDNYGPMAASRNLRLSADLAAVPPLACQGMYIRSLVDNVLGNAIKYAGQGGKVAVSLRQEARALVMRVANSHPPLTEEELSAMFIPFHRLNRSEESGTGLGLATAQRIAALHEGCIEAINGTLPDGESCLIVTVTLSQKPDGRDITS, from the coding sequence GTGAGAATAACGCGACTCTACCTCAAGATATTTTTCGCCTTTGTGGCTGTGCTTCTGGCGGCCGAGGCCGTGGTCTTCGGGGTCATTCTATCCATGAAGATGCACTCGCCCTTCTTTCGCGACGCCGTCGAGCGGGCCATGCTTGTGAGTCTGCTCGTGGAGCGGGAGTTTTCGGAAAACGCGGCTTCGCCAGAGGCCCTTCGGGAGCAGGGCGCATCGCTGATCGACACGCTGGCCCGAGGATTCGGCAGCGACATTTGGCTGACCGATGCCCAGGGCCGGACCGTGGTCGCCTCCTTCGACGGCCCGGTACCGGACATTGCGGACAACCTCGTCGCCGTAAACGTGGAGCTTCCCGAAGGAGTGCGCTTCTTCCAGGTCGGAAACAGAAGGTTCCGTTCCATATACCTCGACTCTGCCATCACCCTGAAGGACGGTACCGCCATGACCGCCCACATACTTCACGCCAAACATCCGCCCCGCGAGCAGGAGTGGTTTCTCAAGGGGCTCGTCCTGCTCACCTGCCTGAGCGCGGTCTTCATCATCCCGGTGTCGCGGCGCATCACCCGGCCCATCCTCAAGCTGGCCGAAACCGTCGAACGCCTGGGCCAGGGCGATTTCTCGCGCCGGGTTGACGAAAAGGGGCACGACGAGGTGGCCGTGCTGGCGCGCAAGTTCAACCGCATGGCCGGGAGTCTGGAAAAAATGGTCTCCAGCGGCAAGGAGCTGACGGCCCACCTCTCCCATGAGCTGCGCAGTCCGCTGGCCAGACTGCGCATCTCGCTGCAGATGCTTCTGGAGCGCAACGAACAGGGCCGCACGGACGGCAACGCCACGCTGCTGGCCGGCATGCGCGACGAGATCGAGCACATGGACAACCTCATCGGCAAGATGCTCGCCCTCTCCAAGCTCGACATGCGCGAACCGCCACCGCGCACCGACAGCGTGGACCTGGCCGGGCTGATCGCCGAGCTGATCGACAATTACGGCCCCATGGCCGCCAGCCGAAACCTTCGGCTCAGCGCGGATCTGGCTGCGGTCCCCCCCCTGGCATGCCAGGGAATGTACATTCGCAGCCTCGTGGACAACGTCCTCGGAAATGCCATCAAGTATGCCGGACAAGGCGGGAAGGTCGCGGTCTCCTTGCGCCAGGAGGCTCGTGCATTGGTAATGCGCGTGGCCAACAGCCACCCGCCGCTGACAGAGGAGGAGCTGTCGGCCATGTTCATTCCCTTTCACCGGCTGAACAGGAGCGAGGAGTCCGGCACCGGACTGGGGTTGGCCACGGCCCAGCGCATAGCAGCCCTGCACGAGGGCTGCATCGAGGCGATCAACGGCACCCTGCCCGACGGGGAAAGCTGCCTGATCGTCACCGTGACCCTTTCGCAGAAACCGGACGGACGCGACATTACGAGCTGA
- a CDS encoding response regulator, translated as MNDNGDILIIDDDEKLRALLTEYLEGYGFGVRTLPSGDGAVDVVRSAPPGLVILDVMMPGRNGLDVLRDIRGHSRVPVIMLTAKGEDTDRIVGLELGADDYLPKPFNPRELLARIKAVLRRLDAPAAEGQVPAQRPVPLLEAGGLTLNLARQVLLAQGAEVELSATEFRLLRVLMENPDTAMTRDELMTLAWDRDFSAYDRSIDVHISKLRSLLRSYPAHARRIRTVWGTGYLFVGAE; from the coding sequence ATGAACGACAACGGCGACATTCTCATCATCGACGACGACGAAAAGCTGCGTGCGCTTCTGACCGAATATCTGGAGGGGTACGGCTTTGGAGTACGCACCCTGCCTTCGGGCGATGGAGCGGTGGATGTGGTCCGCTCCGCCCCGCCGGGACTTGTCATTCTCGACGTGATGATGCCCGGGCGCAACGGGCTTGACGTGCTGCGCGACATCCGTGGGCACTCCCGGGTGCCTGTGATCATGCTCACAGCCAAGGGCGAGGATACCGACCGCATCGTGGGCCTGGAGCTGGGCGCCGACGACTACCTGCCAAAGCCCTTCAATCCCCGCGAATTACTGGCCCGGATCAAGGCGGTCCTCCGCCGCCTGGACGCACCCGCTGCCGAAGGCCAGGTTCCGGCCCAGCGGCCCGTCCCCCTGCTTGAGGCGGGCGGCCTGACCCTCAACCTCGCCCGTCAGGTGCTGCTGGCCCAAGGCGCGGAGGTGGAACTTTCAGCCACCGAGTTCCGCCTGCTCCGGGTGCTTATGGAGAACCCGGACACGGCCATGACCCGGGACGAGTTGATGACTCTGGCCTGGGACAGGGATTTTTCCGCCTATGACCGAAGCATCGATGTGCACATCAGCAAGCTGCGCTCGCTGCTGCGCTCCTATCCCGCCCATGCCCGGCGCATCCGAACCGTATGGGGCACGGGCTACCTGTTCGTGGGGGCCGAGTGA
- a CDS encoding efflux transporter outer membrane subunit, whose amino-acid sequence MHHVSSISPSTQAHLFFSVAASLVAALLVAGCTPFQPDPRDGMELSLPPAYTLYSEEPRATDRWWREFGSEELDALVEEGLSANLDIGAAWGRLRQARASAVQSGADAYPVLTGAADYAHTRSSGNARSETTSETHSVGLSAGYEVDFWGRVQAVSRAGELDSAASREDLNTVAMTVAAEIVTKWVRIQAQRQKKQILHSQITANRTYLELIELRFRNSLATALDVYQQRENVERVKAELPLVESEEQLLLHELALLLGRPVGTVMVADEPLPEPASLPGLGLPVDLLANRPDIRSSGLALQSADWTVAAARADRLPALTLGGDAAYSGAQLATLFNNWMFSLAASVVGPIFDGGSRAAEVEKARGVVDERLADYKATVLTALKEVEDALAQEKWQRRYIKARQAQVLAARVNLSEALSRYRQGLDDYLPVLTALFTVQELEVSAVGDAADLLLYRAALHRALGGSWVNDLVPSAPDGEEDAVQSGAAPNDQHQHNG is encoded by the coding sequence TTGCATCACGTTTCATCCATATCCCCATCGACCCAGGCGCATTTGTTCTTCAGCGTGGCGGCATCCCTGGTGGCCGCGCTCCTGGTGGCTGGGTGCACACCGTTTCAGCCCGATCCGCGTGACGGCATGGAGTTATCGCTTCCGCCTGCCTACACCCTGTACTCCGAAGAACCCAGGGCCACGGATCGATGGTGGCGGGAGTTTGGCAGCGAGGAGCTTGACGCACTGGTGGAAGAGGGACTGTCCGCAAACCTCGACATTGGCGCGGCCTGGGGGCGGCTGCGTCAGGCGCGGGCCTCGGCGGTGCAGTCAGGGGCGGATGCCTATCCCGTTCTGACAGGCGCGGCGGACTACGCCCACACGAGAAGCAGTGGGAACGCCAGGAGCGAGACCACCAGCGAAACCCACTCCGTCGGCTTGAGTGCCGGATATGAGGTGGATTTCTGGGGCCGTGTGCAGGCCGTGTCCAGGGCTGGAGAACTCGACAGCGCGGCCAGCCGCGAGGATCTGAACACCGTGGCCATGACCGTGGCCGCGGAAATCGTGACCAAATGGGTGCGTATCCAGGCCCAACGGCAGAAGAAACAGATACTGCACTCGCAGATAACCGCCAACCGGACATACCTTGAACTCATCGAGCTTCGGTTCAGAAACTCCCTGGCAACCGCTTTGGATGTGTATCAGCAGCGGGAAAACGTCGAGCGTGTCAAGGCGGAATTGCCTCTTGTCGAATCCGAGGAACAGTTGTTGCTGCACGAGTTGGCCCTGCTGCTTGGCCGACCCGTCGGGACGGTCATGGTGGCGGACGAGCCGCTCCCGGAGCCTGCGTCGCTGCCGGGGCTGGGGCTGCCCGTCGATCTTTTGGCCAACCGGCCCGATATCCGCTCGTCAGGGCTTGCCCTGCAGTCGGCCGACTGGACGGTGGCCGCAGCCCGGGCTGACCGTCTGCCCGCCCTTACCCTTGGCGGTGATGCGGCGTATTCCGGGGCACAGCTTGCCACCCTTTTTAACAATTGGATGTTTTCCTTGGCCGCCTCGGTGGTGGGGCCGATCTTTGACGGCGGTTCCCGTGCCGCCGAGGTCGAGAAGGCTCGCGGCGTGGTGGACGAGCGGCTGGCCGACTACAAGGCTACCGTGCTGACCGCCCTCAAGGAAGTGGAAGATGCTCTGGCCCAGGAAAAGTGGCAGCGGCGGTATATCAAGGCCCGTCAGGCACAGGTCCTGGCCGCCCGCGTCAATCTGAGCGAGGCCCTGTCGCGCTACAGGCAGGGGCTGGACGATTACCTGCCTGTGCTCACCGCGCTTTTCACCGTGCAGGAGCTGGAGGTGTCTGCCGTAGGCGATGCGGCCGATCTGCTGCTTTATCGGGCGGCCCTGCACCGCGCTCTGGGCGGCTCCTGGGTCAATGACCTCGTGCCGTCGGCCCCCGACGGGGAAGAGGATGCCGTGCAATCCGGCGCCGCCCCGAACGACCAACATCAACACAACGGATAG
- a CDS encoding efflux RND transporter periplasmic adaptor subunit: MNVELSRTKQWFRLKAVIPVVIVVLAVAAAFSLIATSPRAAKAPPAPAAPAVSVDVFEKSSQQVTVSVMGTVMAAREINLKSRVAGEVVSASDAYVPGGMFAKGEVILRIDVKDYELTLREIKAEVTEAEYNLKVEQGYQNVAGREWDLLRESSGGTEEEAELALRKPHLEKAVADLEAARAKLDQARLDLERTVITAPFAAVVKDKSVDAGAMVSAQDALATLVCTDEFWVQASIPVDRLGWITLPNGDKPGSAATIINADGRTRREGRVIRLLPALEDEGRMARILISIPDPLNLTGEPGVHPLLLGSYVTVLVDGGRVDGGIAIPRSAFRDNGRIWVVSEDGTLDIRTVIPAWRDTQSVILTQGLEEGEQLVLSSLSAPVQGMALSAAGVLSRSGATGGTESMNTQSEEGEAHE; the protein is encoded by the coding sequence ATGAATGTCGAATTGTCACGAACCAAACAATGGTTCCGCCTCAAGGCGGTTATTCCCGTAGTCATCGTCGTCCTGGCTGTGGCCGCAGCTTTTTCCCTGATAGCCACATCGCCACGCGCCGCCAAGGCGCCGCCCGCCCCGGCCGCCCCGGCCGTGTCTGTCGACGTTTTTGAAAAAAGCTCCCAACAAGTCACGGTTTCCGTGATGGGCACGGTCATGGCCGCTCGCGAGATCAACCTGAAATCCCGTGTGGCGGGGGAGGTCGTGTCCGCGAGCGATGCCTATGTTCCCGGAGGCATGTTCGCCAAAGGCGAGGTAATATTGCGCATTGATGTCAAGGACTATGAACTGACGCTGCGCGAGATCAAGGCCGAAGTGACGGAGGCGGAATACAATCTCAAGGTGGAGCAAGGTTATCAGAATGTTGCCGGGCGCGAGTGGGATCTGCTTCGGGAGTCGTCTGGCGGCACCGAGGAGGAAGCCGAACTCGCGTTGCGCAAGCCGCATCTGGAAAAGGCCGTAGCCGATCTGGAAGCGGCCAGGGCCAAGCTCGATCAGGCACGGCTGGATTTGGAGCGGACTGTGATCACTGCCCCGTTTGCGGCCGTGGTCAAGGACAAATCCGTGGACGCAGGGGCCATGGTCAGCGCCCAGGACGCTCTCGCCACCCTTGTCTGCACCGACGAATTCTGGGTCCAGGCATCGATCCCGGTGGACAGGCTCGGCTGGATAACGCTGCCAAATGGCGACAAGCCGGGCTCTGCGGCCACCATCATCAACGCCGATGGTCGAACGCGGCGGGAGGGGCGTGTCATCCGGCTGCTTCCGGCCCTGGAGGACGAGGGGCGCATGGCCCGCATTCTCATCTCCATTCCTGATCCGCTCAACCTGACTGGGGAGCCGGGCGTTCACCCGCTGCTGCTCGGTTCCTATGTCACTGTGCTGGTGGACGGCGGCAGGGTCGACGGCGGCATCGCCATCCCCAGGTCCGCCTTTAGAGACAACGGGCGGATATGGGTGGTGTCCGAAGACGGTACCTTGGACATCCGCACCGTGATACCGGCCTGGCGCGACACCCAGTCGGTCATTCTGACCCAGGGGCTTGAGGAGGGCGAGCAACTGGTCCTGTCAAGCCTTTCCGCGCCAGTTCAGGGTATGGCGTTGAGTGCTGCCGGTGTTCTTTCTCGCTCGGGTGCTACCGGAGGCACAGAATCCATGAACACGCAATCGGAAGAGGGTGAGGCGCATGAGTAG
- a CDS encoding efflux RND transporter permease subunit — protein sequence MSSRKFRDGGPLAWMAGNSVAANLLMMVLLAGGLILALQIRQEVFPEFSEDQVSISVSYPGASPEEVEQGVTLAIEQAVQGINGVKEVTSTSSEGSSQVIVKALEGANLHSLTQDVKSEVDRVSSFPAEAEDPVIAASSRKHSVLSIMVYGHQDQLVLREMADQLRDELISDYRITQAELSEVSNLQITVEVPQARLRAHGLTLGDVAERLREASVDMPGGGVKTESGEILVRMKERRDYARDFAQTPVLTGSDGTRMLLEDIATVTEGFEDTDIITAFNGMTAVRVDVYRVGDQTPITVSEAARERLEAFRQTLPRGVSVAVLDDNSEVFSQRMDLLLNNGYLGLALVFVLLALFLEPRLAFWVAMGIPISFLGSFLILSTLGVSVNMISMFAFLIALGIVVDDAIVVGENVHTMRQQGMPPLKAAIEGVRGIAMPVIFSVLTNIVAFMPLLFIPGTMGKIMYCIPVVVIAVFAVSLIESLFILPAHLGHMGTGRHSRPMAWVAMRQQRISAGLLSFIQKVYRPLLDWCVTWRYATIASGAALLLLCGAYVASGRIGVTLMPKADSDYAHVTAELPYGAAVDSSVAVRDRLLQAADKVIAENGGEALARGSFSKIGGEGRDFSGSHVVKAQIYLTGADERPITTDEFVNRWRKESGMIPGLQSITFESDRGGPGAGSSLELQLSHSDVTTLEAAADQLAEALSYFPNAKDIDSGYSPGKQQLDFTIRPEGQSLGLTAQEVASQVRAAYYGTEVLRQQRGRNEIKVVVRRPEAERVSEFDLEEFMVRTPGGTEVPLREVVDIKRGRAYTSIKHVNGRRALTVSADITPREDSNKVLAEILAETMPALKAAYPGLTYALDGHQQDMSEGTASLMSGLMLAMLAVYALLAIPFKSYTQPVVIMICIPFGAVGAILGHMLMGCPISLNSLLGIVALSGVVVNDSLVLISHANDQRRQGRCAHDAVLDAGTSRFRPVMLTTLTTFGGLAPMILETSSQASFLVPMAISLGFGIVFATVITLVLVPSLYMIIEDFHDAARRLWRRAVSPKEDAASGTGAVSLTIKQ from the coding sequence ATGAGTAGCCGGAAATTCCGCGACGGCGGGCCTCTGGCCTGGATGGCGGGAAACTCCGTTGCCGCCAATCTGCTCATGATGGTTCTGCTGGCGGGAGGCCTGATTCTCGCCCTGCAGATCAGGCAGGAGGTTTTTCCTGAATTCAGCGAGGATCAGGTCTCCATCTCCGTGTCCTACCCTGGCGCGAGCCCGGAGGAGGTGGAGCAGGGGGTTACTCTGGCCATTGAGCAGGCCGTGCAGGGAATCAACGGCGTCAAGGAAGTTACGTCCACTTCGAGCGAAGGGTCGTCGCAGGTCATCGTCAAGGCGCTTGAGGGGGCGAATCTGCACAGCCTCACTCAGGACGTGAAGAGCGAGGTGGACCGTGTTTCGTCCTTTCCCGCCGAGGCCGAGGACCCGGTCATCGCCGCGTCGTCGCGAAAGCACAGCGTTCTCTCGATCATGGTCTACGGGCATCAGGACCAACTGGTGCTTCGGGAAATGGCCGATCAACTGCGCGATGAACTGATCAGCGACTATCGCATTACCCAGGCCGAGTTGTCGGAGGTCAGCAATCTGCAGATCACGGTGGAGGTGCCCCAGGCCAGGCTGCGGGCGCATGGGCTGACGTTGGGCGATGTGGCCGAAAGGTTGCGCGAGGCATCGGTGGATATGCCCGGCGGAGGGGTCAAGACCGAATCCGGAGAGATTCTTGTCAGGATGAAGGAGCGGCGTGACTACGCACGCGACTTCGCCCAGACCCCGGTGCTTACGGGCAGCGACGGAACGAGGATGTTGCTTGAGGATATCGCCACCGTCACCGAAGGATTCGAAGATACGGATATTATTACCGCATTCAATGGCATGACCGCCGTGCGAGTCGATGTTTACCGGGTGGGGGACCAGACCCCGATCACGGTTTCAGAAGCGGCCCGAGAGCGGCTTGAAGCGTTTCGTCAGACCCTGCCCCGAGGGGTTTCCGTGGCCGTGCTCGACGACAATTCCGAGGTCTTTAGTCAGCGCATGGATCTTCTTTTGAATAACGGCTACCTGGGGCTGGCCCTGGTCTTCGTTCTCCTTGCCCTGTTTCTTGAGCCCAGGCTTGCCTTCTGGGTGGCCATGGGTATTCCCATCTCTTTCCTCGGTTCGTTCCTCATTCTCTCCACCCTCGGCGTCAGCGTGAACATGATCAGCATGTTCGCCTTTCTCATCGCCCTTGGTATCGTGGTGGACGACGCCATTGTGGTCGGGGAGAACGTCCATACCATGCGTCAGCAGGGCATGCCCCCGCTCAAGGCCGCCATCGAGGGAGTCAGAGGCATCGCCATGCCCGTGATCTTCAGCGTGCTGACCAACATTGTGGCTTTCATGCCCCTGCTCTTTATCCCCGGAACCATGGGCAAGATCATGTACTGCATCCCGGTGGTGGTTATCGCGGTGTTCGCGGTTTCGCTCATTGAGAGCCTGTTCATACTGCCAGCCCACCTGGGGCATATGGGAACAGGGCGACACTCGCGACCCATGGCCTGGGTGGCCATGCGGCAGCAACGCATCAGCGCCGGACTGCTCTCCTTCATCCAGAAGGTCTACCGCCCTCTGCTGGATTGGTGTGTGACCTGGCGTTACGCGACCATTGCTTCCGGAGCCGCCCTGTTGCTGTTGTGCGGAGCCTATGTGGCCAGCGGTCGTATCGGGGTGACGCTGATGCCCAAGGCCGATTCGGACTATGCCCATGTTACGGCCGAGCTGCCTTACGGCGCGGCCGTGGATAGCTCTGTGGCCGTGCGTGACAGGCTTTTGCAAGCTGCGGACAAGGTCATCGCCGAAAATGGCGGGGAGGCGCTGGCCAGGGGGAGTTTCTCCAAAATCGGCGGCGAGGGGCGCGATTTCTCAGGCAGCCATGTGGTCAAGGCGCAGATATACCTGACCGGAGCTGACGAGCGGCCCATCACCACCGACGAATTCGTGAACAGATGGCGCAAGGAGAGCGGGATGATCCCCGGCCTGCAGTCCATCACCTTCGAGTCGGACCGCGGCGGCCCTGGGGCAGGCAGTTCTCTTGAACTGCAACTGAGTCATAGCGATGTGACCACTCTTGAGGCCGCAGCCGACCAACTGGCCGAGGCCCTGAGCTACTTTCCCAACGCCAAGGACATTGATTCCGGGTATTCGCCCGGCAAGCAGCAGCTCGACTTCACCATCAGGCCAGAGGGGCAGAGCCTGGGGTTGACCGCTCAGGAGGTTGCCTCCCAGGTGCGGGCCGCCTATTACGGCACCGAGGTGCTCCGGCAACAGCGGGGGCGCAACGAGATCAAGGTGGTGGTACGCAGACCCGAGGCCGAGAGGGTCTCCGAGTTCGATCTGGAGGAGTTCATGGTCCGTACGCCGGGCGGGACCGAAGTGCCCCTTCGCGAGGTGGTCGACATCAAGCGAGGCCGTGCCTATACCTCCATCAAGCACGTCAACGGCCGTCGGGCGCTGACCGTTTCGGCGGACATCACTCCGCGGGAGGACAGCAACAAGGTCCTGGCGGAAATCCTGGCCGAGACCATGCCTGCGCTCAAGGCGGCCTACCCCGGACTGACTTACGCCCTGGACGGACACCAGCAGGACATGAGCGAGGGGACGGCGAGCCTCATGTCCGGCCTGATGCTGGCCATGCTCGCCGTCTATGCCCTGCTTGCCATCCCCTTCAAGAGCTACACCCAGCCGGTGGTCATCATGATCTGCATCCCCTTTGGCGCGGTGGGTGCCATCCTCGGTCACATGCTCATGGGATGCCCCATCAGCCTGAACAGCCTTCTTGGCATCGTCGCCCTCTCGGGGGTGGTGGTCAACGACTCCCTGGTGCTTATCAGTCATGCCAACGATCAACGCCGTCAGGGCCGCTGCGCTCATGATGCCGTGCTTGACGCCGGAACCTCCCGCTTCAGGCCCGTCATGTTGACCACCCTTACCACCTTTGGCGGCCTGGCCCCCATGATTCTGGAAACCTCCTCGCAGGCATCGTTTCTTGTTCCCATGGCCATTTCACTCGGTTTTGGTATTGTCTTCGCCACCGTGATCACCCTGGTGCTGGTGCCGTCTCTCTACATGATTATCGAAGACTTTCATGATGCCGCCCGTCGC